One region of Pseudomonas glycinae genomic DNA includes:
- a CDS encoding Hsp20 family protein, protein MSTAFSLAPLFRSSVGFDRFNDLFETALRNEPGSTYPPYNVEKHGDDQYRIVVAAAGFQEEDLELQVEKGVLTISGGKRDANEGVTFLHQGIAQRAFKLSFRLADHIEIKAAGLSNGLLSIDLLRVIPEEAKAKRIPINGAQPALQH, encoded by the coding sequence ATGAGTACTGCATTTTCCCTCGCTCCACTGTTCCGTTCCTCGGTAGGTTTCGACCGTTTCAACGACCTGTTCGAAACCGCCCTGCGCAACGAGCCAGGCAGCACCTATCCGCCTTACAACGTGGAAAAACACGGTGACGATCAATACCGCATCGTCGTGGCGGCGGCCGGTTTCCAGGAAGAAGACCTGGAACTGCAAGTCGAAAAAGGCGTGCTGACCATCAGTGGCGGCAAGCGTGATGCCAATGAAGGCGTCACGTTCCTGCACCAGGGCATTGCCCAGCGTGCATTCAAGCTGTCCTTCCGCCTGGCCGATCACATCGAGATCAAGGCCGCCGGCCTGAGCAACGGTCTGTTGAGCATCGACCTGCTGCGCGTGATTCCGGAAGAGGCGAAAGCCAAGCGCATCCCGATCAATGGGGCGCAGCCGGCTCTGCAACACTGA
- a CDS encoding tRNA dihydrouridine synthase yields the protein MQIALAPMEGLVDDILRDVLTRVGGIDWCVTEFIRVNDQLLTPAYFHKFGPELLNGARTASGVPLRVQLLGSDPVCLAENAALACELGSEVIDLNFGCPAKTVNKSRGGAVLLKEPELLNRIVEHVRRAVPAHIPVTAKMRLGFDSPDGSLVCATALAEGGAEHIVVHARTKVDGYKPPAHWEWIPRVQDVVKVPVFANGDIWSVEDWRRCREISGVEDIMLGRGLVSRPDLARQIAAARAGEEVVEMTWAELMPLIQDFWLQAKAQMTARQSPGRLKQWLAMLTRNYPEAVELFTVLRRETEPDQVSRLLGLPVAEAA from the coding sequence ATGCAAATTGCTCTGGCGCCGATGGAAGGGTTGGTCGACGACATCCTGCGCGATGTCCTGACCCGTGTCGGCGGTATTGACTGGTGCGTGACCGAGTTCATTCGGGTCAACGACCAGTTGCTGACCCCGGCCTATTTCCACAAATTCGGCCCTGAACTGCTCAACGGTGCGCGCACCGCTTCCGGCGTGCCACTGCGTGTGCAGTTGCTGGGTTCCGATCCGGTGTGCCTGGCGGAAAACGCGGCGCTGGCCTGTGAGCTGGGCTCCGAAGTGATCGACCTGAACTTCGGTTGCCCGGCCAAGACCGTCAACAAGTCCCGTGGCGGTGCGGTACTGCTCAAGGAGCCGGAACTGCTCAATCGGATCGTCGAACACGTGCGTCGCGCCGTACCTGCGCACATTCCGGTTACCGCCAAGATGCGCCTGGGTTTCGACAGCCCGGACGGCTCGCTGGTGTGCGCCACGGCACTGGCCGAAGGCGGCGCCGAACACATCGTGGTGCACGCCCGGACCAAGGTCGACGGCTATAAGCCACCGGCCCATTGGGAGTGGATCCCGCGCGTACAAGATGTGGTCAAGGTGCCGGTATTTGCCAACGGCGACATCTGGAGCGTCGAGGACTGGCGACGCTGCCGGGAAATCAGCGGCGTCGAAGACATCATGCTCGGTCGCGGTCTGGTGTCGCGCCCGGACCTGGCCCGTCAGATCGCCGCCGCCCGTGCCGGCGAAGAAGTCGTCGAGATGACCTGGGCCGAGCTGATGCCACTGATCCAGGACTTCTGGCTGCAAGCCAAAGCGCAAATGACCGCGCGCCAATCGCCTGGCCGTTTGAAGCAATGGCTGGCCATGCTGACCCGCAATTATCCCGAAGCCGTCGAGCTTTTCACCGTGCTGCGCCGGGAGACCGAGCCGGATCAGGTCTCGCGTTTGCTGGGTTTGCCGGTCGCCGAAGCCGCCTGA
- a CDS encoding acyl-CoA thioesterase has product MGWDRATPFTIDLQVGAEDIDGLGHANNAVYVTWLERCAWRHSQRLGLDLVEYRRLDRAMAVVRHEIDYLAAAYEGDELQLATWIVDWDQRLKMTRHFQLVRPSDNATLLRAQTTFVCIELSTGKPKRMPAEFIEGYGPAIQTADMGLTRETQ; this is encoded by the coding sequence ATGGGCTGGGATCGGGCAACGCCGTTTACCATTGATCTGCAAGTGGGCGCCGAGGACATCGACGGGCTGGGCCACGCCAACAACGCGGTCTATGTGACCTGGCTCGAGCGCTGCGCCTGGCGCCACTCACAGCGCCTGGGCCTGGATCTGGTCGAGTACCGGCGGCTGGATCGGGCAATGGCCGTTGTACGCCACGAAATCGATTACCTGGCCGCCGCCTATGAAGGCGACGAGCTGCAACTGGCGACCTGGATCGTCGATTGGGACCAGCGCCTGAAAATGACCCGTCACTTCCAGCTGGTTCGCCCCAGCGACAACGCCACGCTGCTGCGCGCCCAGACCACCTTTGTCTGCATCGAACTGTCCACCGGCAAACCCAAGCGCATGCCCGCCGAGTTCATCGAAGGCTACGGCCCGGCCATACAGACGGCGGACATGGGTTTAACCCGCGAAACCCAGTAA
- a CDS encoding alpha/beta fold hydrolase: protein MSTLKWVRGVNGTLGWFAPKLVASKMRLAFMTPRANTPRDWELPLLARSERITLRFGLSALRWGQGPTVLLMHGWEGRPTQFAALITALVDAGYTVVALDGPAHGRSPGREANVVLFARAMLEAAAELPPLQAVIGHSMGGASAMLAVQLGLRTETLVSIAAPARILGVLRGFARYVGMPPRARSAFIREVEQDVGMRAATLDVAHYQLDMPGLIVHAEDDTFVSVKESQLIHESWFDSRLLRLEAGGHQRVLADPRVIDGVLSLLAGRSLQARQSA, encoded by the coding sequence ATGAGCACGTTGAAGTGGGTTCGCGGCGTTAATGGCACCTTGGGCTGGTTCGCACCGAAACTGGTGGCGAGCAAAATGCGGCTGGCGTTCATGACGCCTCGCGCGAATACACCGCGGGATTGGGAGTTGCCGCTGCTGGCGAGATCCGAACGCATCACCTTGCGTTTCGGTCTTTCGGCCCTGCGTTGGGGGCAAGGCCCGACTGTCTTGCTGATGCACGGCTGGGAAGGGCGACCCACCCAGTTTGCCGCGTTGATCACGGCGCTGGTCGACGCGGGCTACACGGTTGTCGCGCTGGATGGTCCGGCCCACGGTCGCTCGCCGGGGCGCGAAGCCAATGTGGTGCTGTTCGCCCGTGCGATGCTTGAGGCCGCGGCCGAATTGCCGCCGTTGCAAGCGGTCATCGGCCATTCCATGGGCGGTGCCAGTGCCATGCTCGCGGTGCAATTGGGCTTGCGCACCGAAACCCTGGTGAGCATCGCCGCTCCAGCGCGAATTCTCGGGGTGTTGCGCGGATTTGCCCGCTACGTCGGCATGCCGCCCAGAGCTCGTTCCGCGTTCATTCGCGAGGTTGAACAGGACGTCGGCATGCGCGCCGCCACCCTCGATGTCGCCCACTATCAACTGGATATGCCAGGCCTGATCGTGCATGCCGAGGACGACACCTTCGTTTCGGTCAAGGAATCCCAATTGATCCACGAATCCTGGTTCGACAGTCGCTTGCTGCGCCTGGAGGCCGGCGGCCATCAACGCGTACTGGCCGACCCTCGGGTGATTGATGGCGTGTTATCACTGCTGGCCGGGCGCAGCCTTCAGGCGCGGCAATCGGCCTAG
- a CDS encoding TetR/AcrR family transcriptional regulator: protein MNDKKAQTRERILKAASAALIQRGPAEPSVGEVMGAAGLTVGGFYAHFESKDAMMLEAFKQLLGRRRDLIAEMDSELTGEERRALVAAFYLSRKHRDSSDSACPIPASIGELGRLPEAFRIALNEHLELMIAQLAATPEDTDKALADVALMVGGLALARALGPGDLSDRLLRAAKSAVR from the coding sequence ATGAACGACAAGAAAGCTCAAACCCGCGAACGCATTCTCAAGGCCGCCAGTGCTGCACTGATCCAGCGCGGCCCGGCTGAACCGAGCGTGGGCGAAGTGATGGGGGCGGCTGGCCTGACCGTCGGTGGCTTCTACGCCCACTTCGAAAGCAAGGACGCAATGATGCTTGAGGCGTTCAAGCAATTGCTCGGTCGCCGTCGCGACCTGATTGCCGAAATGGACAGCGAGCTGACCGGTGAAGAGCGCCGCGCCCTGGTGGCTGCGTTCTACCTGTCGCGCAAGCATCGTGATTCCAGCGATTCGGCGTGCCCGATTCCAGCCTCCATCGGCGAGTTGGGCCGTTTGCCAGAGGCGTTCCGGATCGCGTTGAACGAACACCTGGAATTGATGATTGCGCAGTTGGCCGCAACGCCGGAAGACACCGACAAAGCGTTGGCCGACGTGGCCTTGATGGTGGGTGGCCTGGCGCTCGCCAGGGCGTTGGGCCCTGGGGATTTATCCGATCGATTGCTGCGCGCTGCCAAGTCGGCGGTGCGTTGA